The region ATTGCTCATGTTCTGAAATTAGAATTGAATTGAGATAGAGTTTGGATGTTCTCAGTTGGATCGTTCAAAGGAACGCCCACTAAATCTTCACTATCAAATATTGCCTCTTGAGGATCAACTTCCTCGGGTCTTTTTTAGTTTCTTGATCCTTTTGTGAGTTGAATCTTGATGCCctggaacctggctctgataccactgttgGAATTTACTCTTTTACCTACACCAACTCACACAAACTTGTTAGAAAACCAAGGTTAATTATGACCTTTCCTTTAGCACTACTTTACTTTGTCAAATGACCTGCGTTTTAACAACAAATGTAGTCATACAATAACCCTTTCTTTTAGGATCTTTCAAATTTAATCAGTATGTGCAAAAAGTAATTAAGGCAAAAATTGAGATgcatttgaagaagaagaatatgaatAGAAAAAGAATGAAGGTTAACACAGAGAACTTATCGAGGTGCACCCAGTACTTGGGCTACGTCCTCGTTGAGCTCGCCTAAAAGGATTGCTCAAGATCTGCACTAAATCAAACGAACCATATACAAAAAGGTGAGAAATTCAAGTCACAACTTCGACAGGTATTTCAAATTCTCAGCTACTTTCACAGTAATTTTTTCTTCTCTGTACAAAGCTTTTTCTTTTCTAACactcttatttttctttgttacaTGTAAACCTCTCTCTCACAACTCTTGTGATCTCACTTGGCTGGAGCCTTTTGATGAAGATTCAAGTCTTTTTTCTGATTGATGTAAGTAGTTGAAACTGATAGCTATTTATAGAAGCTTGTAGCTTTCTAAAATCTCTTTAAAGAATCAGTTAGGTTGTTGTAAGGTTAGTTGTGATAAAATAAATAAGCAGCTGTCGataaaatttgtaactaatttgattataaagtTCCATCTGGTTGTTACTTTTGCACTTATGATGAGATTTATTCaacaataattttataaaatttaaaataattataaatatattaaaatggaaaaaaaatcatattaaaaatttcttACAAAAATTTTGGAATATTATTTTCATACTTTTTTCTCTATAAATTTTTCTTTAGTAAAATCTAAGTTTccaccaaaaaaaaatttaggaTGTAGGAAGATTGTAATTAAGGGCCATTATCATAATTAAGTCTGTTGCAAGCTACCATAGTAAGTTATTTTTCtgagaaattaattaaaataagtttaATCCATTTCAAATCACGACAAGAAAAATTGAGAAAAGTTGAAAACAAATCCCAAAAATGCATCATCAAGCGCTATTATGAATATATCCTTGAGACTTGAGACTGACCcaactaatcatatatatatataacaaaaccCAAATTGcacttaataaatatatatatatatatatatatttcttttatataacaagtgtgtagataacggaaattcttggttttaatgattttttaactttaacggaatatttttatatttaacagaatattattatatttaatggtagtttgtaaacacttaaacttaaataaaataaaataaataattaaaacaattaaaataagatattttttgagatattttacaatgataattatttttaaataataaataattaaacaaattaaaatatgatatttttgagatattttataataataattatttaaaaataataaataattaaaaaaattaaaataggatatttttgagatattttacaataataattatttaaaaataataaaatcatatattttataatttaaataaaatttaattaaacttaaactcacttattagaataatatcatattaaacatataatataatctactgtgaattggtaacaaattgtttttttttaaaactagcaagaaactaaaatttaaaatacaggtataatatttaatattatattaaacatataatatataatttcttgttgtacctctcaaatttaaaaattagaacaaacataaacttaaacaaaaataaataaattatttaattaaaatgagatatttatttaaaatttatatgacattaatataaatttaataaaaataattaataaattttataaataaaactaaacaaacgtacaTATCACGTtaattgtatctagtatatatatatatatacctgaaATCTACGTACGTGAACAGTTCAATATGAACTCCCCGGTATGCGCGCACAATACGTGTACACTAGGGCGTCATGCGTGACTGAATCTCTCATCGacttgttaattttgtatgtataGTATTATTATCATTACATTGTAATTATGTTCCCCTGATCATAGTATTATTTCTCAATCTGATAACATATTATACTTAATTTTAATCATAAAGTACAATCTAATTAAATCAGCAATGTTAATATATAAGTTTGACcaatatttatatacacatattTTAGGTGGGTATGTACAGATATACTCTGTTATAAGAAATATAAAGTATTGATCAATAAAAGTTCTAAACTCTCTCGCATTTAACAATAGCTAGTAGTAATAATTTGATCAAGTCACAAGttctacatatttatatatatatatatatatataaatatggccATATACATATCTCATTAGTAAAACGATTTTTCTTGCATGAAGAAAATCCCAATTCAAATTCCCCACCGAGGAAAAATAATAGATAAGAAAGAGTTATAACGAGTCTTGCAAATGAAAAGTATTGATCCGTATAAATATATGTTAAATGACGTTTAGTTTAGTTTTAGTTGGATGGAATGAAAATTGGAATAAGTATgaaatagaataaaaattaatatgaataaaaaaatttgataattttttttaatcttacaTTGAAATAGTCTCCCATTCACTAAAATTGTGGAAAAACTATTTTAGAATAATATTTTAATACTTTAAAAtgcaacaaaaataaataaattgaatgaaaattgattattttctATTCTATTATTTCCAACCAAACATCATTTTAATTGTTCGCAATTTATTATGATAGTCATAATGTAGGCACAACCCGTTTATTAATTAGTAGTTAGGaaatcaaataataaattaataagttCAACAATTGAATGATGTCATGCATCATATAGTAAAATTCAAATACTACAAATTGATGGTTAGAAAATTGCGATATTATTAAATACCTAAAATCAAATAATTtagtttaatttatatatattagctAGTGtgaacatatatatacacatacgtGAGTATATATTTTGACAGTGATGTTAAACGAGTTTCGTGCGAATttgaatataattttaatttaaatatactattttacaaattatttttgtatAATTCTTAATTATGTTGGTCagcaatataaaaaaatatatattttgcatGTGGCAGTACTTCAAATAAAAGCTTTTACTACATTTTTTATAagttgaaaattttaaaatagaaaaataaagagaaattataggaaatggctcaaaataaagccatcaagaagctaatgtcctcattttttaaattgtagataaatgaccattttacattgttgattatctaaattgcctttttttataatttatttatttattttggattgtatgactttaatatagtggtatatgtatattagttttgtttaattagtttttattttaaagttatattgattttttaagttttttatagattgttggtatattattttccaattaatgtatatgtattttgtagtatggtatataatatatttttttttgtgatatttaatttctattttattatacatagtggtatTATATAaatttgtatcatggtatatacattttaatggtagtatataactttgttagcatagtatatacattttttagtaataattttataagttttgatagtatattatttttcaactcagtatatatattttgtggtatggtatatcattcaacaacccataaaaaacgaaaaaaaatcaaaataactttaacataaaaactaattaaacaaaactaatatacatataccataatattaaaatatttagaataaaatagtaatttgttaaatagtgtatttggtaatatgtgatattaaatagatgattaggctattttactacaaaattaaaaatatggacatttacttactttcacacaacatCAACATCAATGGTCATTTTGTACCATGCCCCAAAAATAAATCAAAGTGagaagtatatatataaaaagaaaaagtaaTAATAGCTCAAACCTATTACTTTAATTCCAATTTTAGAATGAAGTAATAAGTAGATGTTTTACTTTTGTTAGACTGTAATAGAAGCCATGACCAACTATCAATATGTGCTAGGTGGTTTATTGCGTTCTCGGTGCTTTGTGATGGTTCTCAGAGCTCCCCATCCAGTAGAGAAACCCAGGCTtcagtcactactacaaaaattgaTTTTGGTGACGGCTAAAAATCATCATTATTGGTCGACTTTTGGTGACAGTTTTTAGTCGTCACCTACttttaaaaacaataattaaaaaatatgataaCACCATGGACACCACCATCCACAGTCAAGACTGTAAAAGAAGTACTAAGTAGATGTTTTTACTTTTGTTAGACAGTAAAAGAAGCCTTGCCCAACTATTTAGGGTTTCTTTAGTTAAAATTCTTTTTCATTCTCTTTCTGAGATTTTGCTTCTCTTCTTCTCAATCACTATTAATATTCTctatctctttctttctctctattCCAATCTGTGCTCTCTTTGACAACGGGTGGTTTGCGACGTTCTCGGTACTTTATGGTGGTTCTTAGTGCTTCCCATCCAGTTGAGAAATACAGGCTTCAGTAACTActacaaaaacatgtttttgatgACAGCTAAAAATCATCACCATTGGTCATTGGCGTTGGTTGAGTAACCGACGCCAATATCCACAATGACATAGGTTGACGTTTGGTGACAGATTTAGTTGTTACCTActtaaaaaacaaaattaattaaaaagtatgACAACACCATGACCACCACCATCCACGGTCAACACATCACACCCATTGAATACTCATATTCATCATATATGATATACAAAAGCAAAGAAATCAAGCAAATACCCATATAAGCAATAAACTAATTtctttaattacaaaaaaaaaaaaatacctcgaaacataaaaaaaatcagaCCCATGACACccaaacacaataatcaacaaGTCTTAGCTATTAACCAGTCAAAACAAATGAGAAGAAATGGACCTACCGTACATATGTGTATACAGAAAAGAGAGAGGGGACCACAACTGCCTTCGAGACTATAAGGTCGCCACCATCTTCATGACCCATAAACTCTTCTTCATTTTTTGCAAGTAGTTTTTTCCTTGACATTTCCCATGCCGCCACCACTCCTCGTACAACAAATTTTCCTCATTATTTTCTCCTCGTTGATTTACTACATCTTCAAGGTTTGTAGTCCCTCATGTCCTTAGCTGTAACCATGTCAGGTAGagaggtattttttttttgtagaggGAGAACATGAATGGGAGTGAGAAAGAAGACGTCTGtgtgagagagatgagagaaaATATGATAGAAAGTGAGAAGGGCGGTTAGTGAGGATGGGAAGGAGAGCGAGGGGCTATTTTTCACTTTTGAGCTTTTAGGAAAACTTTCAACACATATACGCTTTaatatgcatttcatttatttttttttaatttttttttggtatcGGCTAGTAATCGTCACCAAAAGTATATGTGTCGGTTATTTGTTAAGATTATAAAAATACACTTAAGCAACACACATAAACATTAGTATTCAACATAATTTCCCAGATCTTAATCATGTTACTAAAAGTGAATAAATGATGAACCCtaagaacatgtttctatagaACCTTTGCTAAATTAAAGCAGAAGAAGAATACAAGAGCGGAAGCACTAACTTGAAGTCATTGATGGAAATTGCACAGAAGGTTATTGATCTTTCAGGAAATCAGTTTCTCTGTGTGTATTTCTCTGTGATGGGGAATGAGAGAATACCAAAGAATATGTTTCTTGGGGACCACAACCGTATATATATTCCCTAATAATAATATCAGTTTTGGATATTTataatttggcccctcatcaaattataaatatgacTTATGTTTTCTACACATTTATTCCATGACATTTTAATACCCTGCAATActtataacataattggtcacATTATTTTGTATCAAATTTTATAATAGCATCATACGTTAGTACATATGTTCCCATAATATGATTTTaatctaacaatctcccacttgggcAACATATGTTTCCTTATAAATGTATAACCTTATGAGCTCAAAAATTGGCTATCATATAAATGTATTCTTTAACAATCTTGTCCATCAACCATATCCATATAGGATCAAAGCGGTTTTCGTCATATTAATCATGACTAAacccatcaatggtcacatatacaaatacagtcaaatgacatagatcaatcatggATGCGTGGCATGGAAATTACATGCATTGTGAACCAAACATGCCTATTTCCAACTGGTCCTACTTAAACTTTAGTAAGGTCAGAATCAAACATGATAAAAACAGAGTGAATAAACTGAATACTTCATTTCTTATTAGATAATAACTCAATACATAAATGTCTGAAACAAACataaagcaaataaaatacaaactccCACTAAATCATGATATCCTCAAAAAATAAAACACCCATATGAGAATGTGCTTATGAAAGACCTTGGGTGGTAATCCCTTTGTGAGCAGATCCACTATCATGGAGTTTGTCCCAATGTGCTCTATGGATATCTGTCCACTCTGCACTCTCTCTTTCATAACTAGGAACTTTATGTCAATATGTTTTGACTTGGATGAACTCCTATTGTTGTTGGAATACAACACTACTGaattattgtcacaaaataacttGAGTGGTCTTTCTACACTCTCCAAAATGTGCAGCCCAGTGACAAAGTTTCACAGCCATATTCCATGATTTGATGCCTCATAGCATGCTACAAATTCTACTGCCATGGTGGAAGAAGCTACAAGTATCTTTTTGACACTTTTCCAGGATATAGCTCCTCTAGCTAAGAGGTAAATATAGCCTGATGTAGACTTTCTGCTATCTTGGCATCCAGCAAAATCAGAATCTGAATACCCTACGACCTCCAAATGATCTGATTTCCTGTATGTGAGCATGTAATCTTTTGTTctctgaagatacctcataacccTCTTGATTGCTATCCAATGGTCCATACCAGAGTTGCTTAAATATCTGTCTAACATCCCAACAATGTACTCAATATCTGGACGCGTACATACTTGAcaatacattagactcccaacattTGATGCATAAGGAATattttgcatttcttgaatttcaatGTTACTTTTAGGGCACTGACTAAGACCGAATTTGTCTCCTTTAGCAACAGGGGTATCACTtggtctacaatcttgcatgccaaatcttttaagcactttatcaatatagcccttttgtgataatccaagaataccCCAAGAATGGTCTCAGTGTATCCGAATTCCTAATACAAAAGAAGCAtccccaagatctttcatctcaaaatgcTTAGATAGAAATCTCTTGGTTTCGTGTAATAAGCCTATATCATTAGTGGCAAGCAATATGTCATCAATATATAGAACCAGGAATATATACTTACTCCCACTGAACTTGTGATATacacaatcatcaacaacattcatctcaaaaccgaatgagataattacttgatgaagcttgcttgagtccatagATAGATTTTGTCAATTTGCAAACCATATTCTTTGGGTCTCCTGACACAAAGTTTTCTGGTTGCACCATATAAATTGTCTCATCAATGTCTCCATTGAGAAACGCTGTTTTAACATCCATCTGATGTAGCTCAAGATCAAGGTGAGCAACAAGTGCCATTATTGTCCTAAAAGATTCTTTCGATAAAACTGGAGAGAAAGTATCTGTATAATCAATGCCTTCTTTCTGAGTATAGCCTTTAGCTACAAGATGAGCCTTATACCTCTCCACATTACCATTTGCATCCCACTtggttttaaatatccatttacaaccaattggttttgcaccgtctggtaatgggacaagttcccaaactttattgtcttgcatagACTTATACTCTTCTTTCATGGCATTAATCCACTTTTGAGAGTTACAACTTTTAATGGCCTGATGAAAGTTGATTGGATCATCTTCAATCATTCCATTATCATCCTCATGTTCTTGAAGAAATACAACATAATCATCTGAAATAacatttcttctttctcttgtggACCTTCTTAATGGCTCTGGTTCTTAAGGCTATTGAGTTTGTTCTTCTGGAACAATTATCTCATCTTGAATTGAGGTTTGTTCAACATTGTCTTATTGAGGTCTTGGATTTATTTCTTGAACAATTACAGGTGTAGAAGCCTAAACATTGTCAAAAATGATAGTAGGAGCTGAGTTTGAATTCAATTCCTCCTCAAAAGCAATGTTTCTAACCTTATTCCCCCCCCAAACTCAACATCCTCAAAAAATGTTGCAGTTCCCGTCTAAAAAATATTCATAATtgtgggatcataaaacttatCTCCCATAGATCGCTCAGAATAACCAATAAAGTAGCTGTCACTGTTTTGGAGTCCAATTTCTTTTCATGTGGTTCATAAGGCCTTGCCTCAGCTGGACATCCCCAAATGTGAAAGTGCTTTAGACTAGGCTTTCGAcctgtccaaagctcataaggtgtttttgcaACTGCTTTAGTTGGTACTCTGTTTAGAATGTAAGTTGTTTTCTTTAATGCTTCCCCCCAGAGGGACTCAGGTAAGGTAGAATGAGCAATCATGCTCCTTACCATATCCTTAAGGGTTCTATTGCgtctttcagcaacaccattcatGCTAGGTGATCCTGACATGGTGTACTGTGGGACAATACCGCATTCCTCTAGGAATTTAGCAAATGGTCCTGGACGTTGTTCACCTGAGCCATCATATCTACCGTAgtactcaccaccacgatcagatctAACATTTTTAATCCTTTTGTTGAGTTGATTGTCAACTTCAGCTTTATAAGCTTTGAATACATCCAGAGATTGGGACTTTTCATGTATGAGATATAGGTACCCATAACGTGAGTAATCGTCTATGAATGATATgaaatattgttgaccattcATGATGTTGTAGGGAATGACCCACAAATATCTGTAAGAATCGATTCTAAGACATCTGAAGATCTGTTGGCACCTAATCTCTTAGTTTTGGTTTGTTTTCCCTTGATACAATCGACACAAACATCAAAGTCTGTGAAGTCAAGAGACTCTAAAATGCCATCAGACACAAGACACTCAACTCTACCTTTTGAGATATGACCTAAGCGCTTATGCCATAATGACGCTGAATTTTCCTTATTTAATTTGCGTTTAGTACCATGTgattccacatgcaaggtttcattataggatgcaattgtttctagcaaataaaggATGTTATAAGTATTCAAGTAACTGGTTCCaacaaaatttgaatttaaagaaaaactaaattgattgtttccaaaagaacaaaaatatccaaatttgtccaacaaagaaacaaaaactaaattccgtctaaaagacggtacaacaaaagtgtctttcaaatgcaaataaaaattaattccTGACAACAACATAAAATGCCCAATTGCTTCCACTTCCACCGATTTTCCATCGCCCACAAAGATGTGTCTTTCACCATCACTTGCCTTTCGGTAGCTCAGGCAACCCTGCATAGAAACACTTATGTGAgtagtagcaccagaatctatccACCAAGTGCTCCTAGGTACTGAAGCTAAATTAACCTCAGAACAGACCAAAGTAAGAATCATACCTTTCTTTACACGTCATGCATGATACTTGGTACAAGATTTTTTCACATGTCCAGACTTGTTGCAAAAGAAACAACCATATGAATCCttctgttgtttcttttgggcTGGACCCTTAGCAGCTTCATTCTCAGATTTTCTTTTCTTGCCCTTACCTTTAGGAGCAGTGGCCCAGTCAGCACTTTCAATTTTGTCCTTTTTcaacctttcttcctcttgcacACAATGAGAAATGAGCTCATTGAGAGTCAATTTGTCCTTTTGACAGTTGTAACTAGttttaaattggttaaactgTGTAGGAAGTGTTAACAAAACCAAAAGCACAAGCACATCATCAGAAAGCTCAATCTTAAGTGTCCTAAGTCTTGAGATAATATGATGcatttccataatgtactccTTTACATTTCCttgacccttatacttcatggtCATCAAGAACCAAGAAGTGTTGTAATTTCAACCTTATCGCTTTTAGCAAAACGTTCCTCAATTTGTTCAAGGAAATTCTTGGCCTTAGTAATTCCTTCGGATTCTGTAACCCAAAAGGCTTTTGGAATGCTGTGTTTCATAATCATTAAACTCATGCGATTTGAAGGATCCCGCCTCTCAAAATCTGTTTTCTCATCACGGGTGCTTTCCTCAGTGAGAGGTGCAGGTTGTTCATCCCTTAACGCATGGTCTAAATCCATACATCCCAGAATTATTAGTAAGTTCATTTTCCAGTCCTTGAAATTGGTCTCATTAAGCATAGGAATAGAATTAATATTAGCAGATATTTGGGCAGTAGTAGATGAACTAGCTGAATATAGAACAAAACAAGCTCACAACAAAATTCATAATCAAACaataaattcaaaaattggttaaTCCCATCTCAAGATACCAAGTACAACATTAATATTAAGTCTTTGGACAATAATATTAACTGTAAGTGGTACTCTTGTTGTACCAATCAAACAttgacaataaattatgtcaaacaATAAGTCAATATTTGGACTAACATATTGCTTATACGAAATACTTTATAATTGTCACACATTTATTACCACGGGTATACATGAAATTTGACCAAATATTAACTTACATTTAGGCCAGTTAATAAATGCATGAATTATATAGACATAATTatcttgatattttaattaaaactaatctaCATAAAAAATATCACTGgtgatattttttttcaattaattattttaaaatattagatattctAGATAAAATCCAAAACCAAATTTGAATTTAGTTGTtactctattattattattattatcactgttattttaactaaaattttgttactgtatcattattattactattattttaactaaaattattatatattcaataaaataataataataatacaaaatatGCACATGAAGATGATTctttataatcaatatatgtatatatatatttaaaacaaattttatcatatatatatacacacaataAGATAAATAAACACAAAAAACAAATTGTTACTCAGTAGCATTCTGGAACAAGATGAAAGCATGTATACTTTTGAATAAGTCATATACTTTCAAATAAGACGAAAGCACAAAAACATATATCGTTAGAAAACTGAAGCCAATAAAAGTAATtgatgaacatatatcatataattacatatgaaccaaatatatatataataacggTGAACAAAAATTTCATCcgaatttatacatatatatatatatatatatatgaaatgatCAAAACCTTAATTTTAGAAAACCCTAAATTTTCTTGAACTAAATCATCAAACCTTCAACAAATTCAGCAAACCTGGATCTGATACCACTTGTTAAGATTATAAAAATACACTTAAGCAACACACATAAACATTAGTATTCAACATAATTTCCCAGATCTTAATCATGTTACTAAAAGTGCATAAATGATAaaccctaaaacatgtttctatagAACCTTTGCTAAATTAAAGCAGAAGAAGAACACAATAGTGAAAGCACTAACCTGAAGCTATTGATGGAGATTGCACAGAAAGTTATTGATCTTCCAAGAAATTAGTTTCTCTGTGTGTATTTCTCTGTGATGGGGAATGAGAGAATACCAAATAATACGTTTCTTGGGGACCACAaccgtgttggggttttatgccctaattaaaacctaaaattctttgtaatctcattttattatcaataaaagaatagaaataatttttttacttgatcaatcactttgctcacatgtgtttattttcatgattatttgtttaatataaatttctattaaatcctgagtatatagctaatcgtatttatagtgacgtaatcacagtggaatataaatatgattatatgttcaaaaataagttagtcctaagattagtcagtgcatatgatttacactgacttgctaatctacgatatgatttacttacacatcacagtgttatgttctttccataacattagcaaagtagataagactggatatatttgttacatcggacaagaccaatattgacagttgataagataagtaaacataccgttattatttattctagtcatatcatatagttgaccgtaggtcaattcaatatcaattctgagtggttagtattctaactgattatattatttgagttctttgacttgttcgttaccagcttaccctacgaactagctcatacttacatcttgggaactcggtagtataattgagtgggactgatgaagaagtgaaacgatggtttccttttactttggttcaaggtgttaaatgatagaaatctcatttcagtaactaaattagtttattgaaatatcatttacaatgaactaagtgttttaatgataaaatacaatgaggggtaaaactgtattttagtcctatctcattgtagaccatctatagaggattgagtgacaattatggttgtaacaatggataattaatagcgtatctatattttttatagagcattctatgaattcaagagtgcaattcagagtctatagtgaagtcacgaggaattaataagttagtaaacttatttgttagatttatgataatttattggagcttaatttcataggcccatggtccccattgtaccttggataaattcatctagatagtctcaattaattgatttaattatcaaagttgaccaggtcaattttggatagtttcacagagtcatgtaattttgagaagaaaagaaaaattatggcagatttattaattaagataaattggtatcaaaattaataaataaatttaaatcaaggttcaaattataaataattaatttgataaatgatttaaataattaattaattaaataaataaataaatagaaaataatacatgccttgattttaagtccaatgtgcttataatcaaatgagaaatttcatgggcttaaaacccatgataatttcgacctagggctttaaaatgactattattttattgatttttttaattaaattaaatagcataattgagtctataaaataaGCGCTTAGAGATAAATCAAAATACAAGTTCAGaagttagattttctgatagttttagattctctctaaacacaagtcattttctaaatctctttgattattttctcttcttctctctgtatctatctcatgtgttgagaattgcccacattagtctaggtgattctaaggactgtgaagaaattagaagaacagttcagtttcttgataatactactcgacagaaaggatacaagagttagaaaaactgaaggaatgactctttcattccgctacgtatactgttagtattcttatctttgtttttctttgaattcaattttaaaaacatgttct is a window of Humulus lupulus chromosome 4, drHumLupu1.1, whole genome shotgun sequence DNA encoding:
- the LOC133832219 gene encoding secreted RxLR effector protein 161-like; amino-acid sequence: MQDCRPSDTPVAKGDKFGLSQCPKSNIEIQEMQNIPYASNVGSLMYCQVCTRPDIEYIVGMLDRYLSNSGMDHWIAIKRVMRYLQRTKDYMLTYRKSDHLEVVGYSDSDFAGCQDSRKSTSGYIYLLARGAISWKSVKKILVASSTMAVEFVACYEASNHGIWL
- the LOC133832220 gene encoding uncharacterized protein LOC133832220 — translated: MFDWYNKTSSSTTAQISANINSIPMLNETNFKDWKMNLLIILGCMDLDHALRDEQPAPLTEESTRDEKTDFERRDPSNRMSLMIMKHSIPKAFWVTESEGITKAKNFLEQIEERFAKSDKVEITTLLGS